One genomic window of Cupriavidus malaysiensis includes the following:
- a CDS encoding type I restriction-modification system subunit M, with translation MNHQALSSFIWSVADLLRGDYKQSEYGRVILPFTVLRRLDCVLEPTKKAVLAERDAKTKAGLNPDPFLLRKAGGIGFYNTSELDLIKLLGDQDHIRQNLYAYVQAFSPAARDIFERFDFFTQVERLAKSNLLYLVTEKFANIDLHPETVDNASMGLVFEELIRKFAEISNETAGEHFTPREVIRLMVNLLFIEDDDVLSPGNAVVRTIYDPTAGTGGMLSVAGEYLLEHNPQARLTMFGQELNDESYAICKADMLIKGQPVENIIAGNTLSEDGHGGRQFDYMLSNPPFGVEWKKVEKVVRQEHESKGFDGRFGPGLPRVSDGSMLFLLHLISKMRPLQDGGSRFGIVLNGSPLFTGGAGSGESEIRRYVLENDLVEAIVGLPTDMFYNTGISTYVWILSNKKPADRKGYVQLIDASSFWQKMRKSLGSKRKEMSDDHIATVTRLFGDFTEAELVTVFDAAGQQVGEAKLVTGTDNAPAVPEGGKLKRVPIARIFKNEDFGYTTITVERPLRDEAGEVVVGLKGKQKGKPQPDSALRDTENVPLAEDIGAYFEREVLPHAADAWIDEEKSKVGYEIPFNRHFYVFEAPRSLCAIDEELKVTSASIMKMLAELAE, from the coding sequence ATGAACCACCAAGCCCTCTCGTCATTCATCTGGTCCGTCGCAGACCTGCTCCGCGGCGACTACAAGCAGTCGGAATACGGCCGCGTCATCTTGCCGTTCACCGTGCTGCGCCGCCTGGACTGCGTGCTGGAGCCGACCAAGAAGGCAGTCCTCGCCGAGCGGGATGCCAAGACCAAGGCCGGCCTGAATCCGGATCCCTTCCTGCTGCGCAAGGCGGGAGGCATTGGCTTCTACAACACGAGCGAGCTCGACCTGATCAAGCTGCTGGGCGACCAGGATCACATCCGTCAGAACCTCTATGCCTACGTCCAAGCCTTTTCGCCAGCGGCGCGCGATATTTTCGAGCGCTTCGACTTCTTCACCCAGGTGGAGCGTCTGGCCAAGTCGAACCTGCTCTATCTGGTAACGGAGAAGTTCGCCAACATCGACCTGCATCCCGAGACGGTGGACAACGCCAGCATGGGGCTGGTGTTCGAAGAGCTGATCCGCAAGTTCGCCGAAATCAGCAACGAGACGGCAGGGGAGCACTTCACCCCGCGCGAAGTCATCCGCCTGATGGTGAACCTGCTGTTCATCGAGGATGACGACGTGCTTTCGCCGGGCAACGCCGTGGTGCGCACCATCTATGACCCGACGGCCGGCACGGGTGGCATGCTTTCGGTGGCGGGCGAGTACCTGCTCGAACACAACCCCCAGGCGCGGTTGACCATGTTCGGCCAGGAACTCAACGACGAGTCCTACGCCATCTGCAAGGCAGACATGCTCATCAAGGGCCAGCCGGTGGAGAACATCATCGCCGGCAATACGCTCAGCGAAGACGGTCACGGCGGACGCCAGTTCGACTACATGCTCTCCAATCCGCCGTTCGGCGTGGAGTGGAAGAAGGTCGAGAAGGTCGTGCGCCAGGAGCATGAAAGCAAGGGCTTCGACGGCCGCTTCGGGCCGGGCCTGCCACGCGTGTCGGACGGCTCCATGCTGTTCCTGCTGCACCTGATCTCCAAGATGCGCCCGCTGCAGGACGGCGGCAGCCGTTTCGGCATCGTGCTCAACGGCTCGCCGCTCTTCACCGGCGGTGCCGGCTCTGGCGAAAGCGAGATCCGCCGCTATGTACTGGAGAACGACCTGGTGGAAGCCATTGTCGGCTTGCCCACCGACATGTTCTACAACACGGGCATCTCCACCTATGTCTGGATCCTGTCCAACAAGAAGCCGGCCGACCGCAAGGGCTATGTGCAGCTGATCGATGCCAGCAGCTTCTGGCAGAAGATGCGCAAGAGCCTGGGCAGCAAGCGCAAGGAGATGAGCGACGACCACATCGCCACCGTGACTCGCCTGTTCGGTGATTTCACAGAAGCCGAGCTGGTGACGGTGTTCGATGCGGCAGGCCAGCAGGTCGGCGAAGCGAAGCTGGTCACGGGTACGGACAATGCGCCGGCTGTGCCGGAGGGCGGCAAGCTCAAGCGTGTGCCGATTGCGCGGATCTTCAAGAACGAGGACTTCGGCTATACGACCATCACCGTTGAACGGCCGCTGCGCGATGAGGCGGGCGAGGTCGTGGTGGGACTGAAGGGCAAGCAGAAAGGCAAGCCGCAGCCCGATAGCGCGCTACGTGATACTGAGAATGTGCCGCTGGCCGAAGACATTGGTGCGTACTTCGAGCGTGAGGTACTGCCGCACGCAGCGGATGCCTGGATCGACGAGGAGAAAAGTAAGGTGGGCTACGAGATCCCGTTCAACCGGCACTTCTATGTGTTTGAGGCACCGAGGAGCTTGTGCGCGATAGACGAGGAGTTGAAGGTGACATCGGCAAGCATTATGAAGATGCTAGCGGAGTTGGCGGAATGA
- a CDS encoding DUF5655 domain-containing protein produces the protein MSDIQLFRLNAGKVTELTGQAAPLEKTLQTLFESQMEPLLGVRFLATEYTTGKTHKGRIDSLGLDENGCPVIVEYKRHSNENVINQGLFYLDWLLDHQAEFRWLVMEKLGKAVADQIEWSGTRLLCIAADYTRYDQHAVQQIPRNIELLRYKLFGDDLLLLELVNAQSVPDATAVKPAAAKALPEEPVQPKAASKDKSLAEQLELATPEIRALYTQIVSFLQALGEDVQEKQLKLYTAFRRLKNFACVIVYPYRLVVTLKLDPATVVMEGEFSRDVSQVGHWGTGDVELSLRNAHDLERAKPLLERSYTEN, from the coding sequence ATGAGCGACATCCAACTCTTCCGCCTAAACGCCGGCAAAGTCACAGAACTCACCGGCCAAGCGGCCCCACTGGAAAAGACCCTGCAGACCCTCTTCGAGAGTCAGATGGAGCCCCTGCTAGGCGTGCGCTTCCTCGCGACCGAGTACACCACCGGCAAAACCCACAAAGGCCGCATCGACTCGCTGGGCCTGGACGAAAACGGCTGCCCAGTCATCGTCGAATACAAGCGCCACAGCAATGAGAACGTCATCAACCAGGGCTTGTTCTATCTCGACTGGCTGCTGGACCATCAGGCCGAGTTCCGCTGGCTGGTGATGGAGAAACTGGGCAAGGCAGTGGCTGACCAGATCGAGTGGTCCGGCACGCGCTTGCTGTGCATCGCCGCCGACTACACCCGCTACGACCAGCACGCCGTCCAGCAGATCCCTCGCAACATCGAGCTCCTCCGCTACAAGTTGTTCGGTGACGACCTGCTGTTGCTGGAGCTGGTGAATGCGCAGAGCGTGCCAGACGCAACGGCCGTGAAGCCGGCCGCGGCGAAGGCGTTGCCCGAAGAACCGGTCCAGCCGAAGGCTGCAAGTAAGGACAAGTCCCTGGCCGAGCAATTGGAGTTGGCCACGCCGGAAATCCGCGCCCTGTACACGCAGATCGTCTCCTTCCTGCAGGCGCTGGGCGAAGACGTTCAGGAGAAGCAACTCAAGCTCTACACCGCCTTCCGGCGCCTGAAGAACTTCGCCTGTGTGATCGTCTACCCCTATCGGCTCGTCGTAACGCTAAAGCTTGACCCCGCTACGGTCGTCATGGAAGGGGAGTTCAGCCGAGACGTCAGCCAGGTCGGCCACTGGGGCACCGGCGACGTGGAGCTCAGCCTGCGCAACGCGCACGACCTGGAGCGCGCCAAGCCTTTGCTGGAGCGAAGCTACACAGAGAACTGA
- a CDS encoding OmpA/MotB family protein: MKEKPNEWVAIADLMAGVMAVVMLLLVLSVVQRQYAEIRHKAEMEQGSAAYRKHITEMLQDMKQTFSSQGLEGLVSIDSDAGKITLRDGVFSRGSACITPEAKMAIAQIEAKVADYLARIPGGQIYVEGHTDNLQVSRPVTDFAHYCTVYDDNYTLSAARAREARRLLIGKLGSQVAKRVVVAGFGDSHPLANVASEDARNRRVEVRFVVQQNS; this comes from the coding sequence ATGAAAGAGAAGCCAAACGAGTGGGTGGCCATTGCGGACCTGATGGCTGGCGTGATGGCTGTGGTGATGTTGCTGCTGGTCCTATCGGTCGTTCAGCGACAGTACGCGGAGATTCGCCACAAGGCGGAAATGGAACAGGGTTCGGCCGCCTATCGCAAGCACATCACCGAGATGCTGCAGGACATGAAACAGACGTTCTCAAGCCAGGGCTTGGAGGGGCTAGTTTCAATCGATTCGGACGCCGGCAAGATCACGCTGCGCGACGGCGTCTTTTCACGTGGAAGCGCCTGCATCACGCCTGAGGCAAAGATGGCCATCGCACAGATAGAAGCGAAAGTCGCCGACTATCTTGCGCGGATCCCCGGCGGTCAAATCTACGTGGAAGGCCATACCGACAATCTTCAAGTCTCCCGGCCAGTGACCGACTTCGCTCACTATTGCACCGTCTATGATGACAACTACACGTTGTCCGCGGCTCGTGCACGTGAAGCTCGGCGCTTGCTGATCGGCAAGCTCGGTAGTCAAGTTGCTAAGCGCGTGGTTGTGGCGGGCTTCGGCGACTCGCATCCGCTAGCGAACGTCGCGTCAGAAGACGCGCGCAACCGGCGAGTGGAAGTTCGATTCGTGGTGCAGCAGAACAGCTGA
- a CDS encoding restriction endonuclease subunit S has product MLEDEFGRVACPVKAGALIVSRMNTPALVGAAGLVRESNENLYLPDRLWQVHFDAVAPAFVHYWTLSLAYRTQVEMACDGTSSSMQNLAQSDFMRFTIALPSRDEQTAVVSFLDHEVAKIDALISEQKRLIALLVEKHQATIAHAVARGLNSDVQLKDSGVEWLGEIPVHWKTGKIQSFARRESGHTPSRQNPEYWKNCTIPWFSLADVWQIREGNVRYVYETKEMISELGIANSSARLLPAGTVILSRTASVGYSAIMGCDMATTQDFINWVCGPQLVPEFLLYVLRGMRSEFDRLMMGSTHQTIYMPDVAKLAMALPPKNEQQEIVEFLDFSLAKLEVLKREAERMISLLKERRGAIIAAAVTGQIDVRKAGARPMVARELAAA; this is encoded by the coding sequence GTGCTCGAAGACGAATTCGGTCGCGTCGCTTGTCCAGTCAAGGCGGGGGCTTTAATTGTAAGTCGGATGAATACGCCTGCTCTTGTTGGAGCTGCGGGCCTAGTTCGAGAAAGTAATGAAAATCTGTATTTGCCAGATCGCCTTTGGCAAGTTCATTTCGATGCGGTTGCCCCGGCTTTTGTTCACTACTGGACGCTTTCACTTGCCTATCGCACTCAGGTTGAAATGGCCTGTGATGGTACCAGCTCAAGCATGCAAAATCTGGCCCAAAGCGACTTTATGCGGTTCACAATTGCGCTGCCGAGTCGCGATGAACAGACCGCTGTTGTTAGCTTTCTTGACCATGAAGTCGCTAAAATTGACGCACTTATTTCTGAACAGAAAAGGCTCATCGCCTTGCTGGTCGAGAAGCATCAAGCTACGATCGCTCACGCTGTCGCACGTGGTTTGAACTCTGATGTCCAGTTGAAGGATTCTGGGGTGGAGTGGCTCGGGGAAATTCCAGTGCACTGGAAGACGGGGAAGATCCAGTCCTTCGCGCGTCGTGAGTCGGGTCACACGCCAAGCCGGCAAAATCCTGAGTACTGGAAAAATTGCACGATTCCTTGGTTCTCACTCGCTGACGTTTGGCAAATACGGGAAGGTAACGTCAGATATGTCTATGAGACGAAGGAGATGATTAGTGAGTTGGGTATTGCGAACTCCTCGGCTCGATTGCTTCCGGCGGGTACGGTGATTCTCTCTCGGACAGCCTCTGTTGGCTACTCTGCCATCATGGGGTGTGATATGGCGACTACGCAGGACTTCATTAATTGGGTCTGCGGGCCGCAACTTGTGCCGGAATTTCTCCTGTATGTGCTACGTGGGATGAGGTCGGAGTTCGATAGACTTATGATGGGCTCTACACATCAGACTATCTATATGCCAGATGTTGCGAAGCTTGCAATGGCCTTGCCCCCAAAAAATGAGCAGCAGGAGATCGTCGAATTTCTCGATTTTTCCCTTGCTAAGCTTGAAGTGCTTAAGCGCGAAGCGGAGCGGATGATATCTCTTCTCAAGGAACGGCGCGGCGCCATAATCGCGGCGGCCGTCACCGGCCAGATCGACGTTCGCAAGGCAGGTGCCCGCCCGATGGTCGCACGGGAACTCGCAGCTGCATGA
- a CDS encoding DEAD/DEAH box helicase, which translates to MAEQEQLLDILDYWHKIEFFIPFDLKQVLDKADEDDGAVRWIQPDALAPDGPMPWQNVTVPEGRELTGFKLYLGVFDMQRIIDFARALPSDGTSDAVEEEERTTLDGRTCIARVSLSPYGEPVLDPISVSTVPWAIGTAEQAGLGALSAGTFDAARRGLADRLADFASERRQQRTSGGDEAKPLPLTGDELRTLNALLLDWAGCLWPPSSLVALLEINSKERKEHGETASRGTPASGSGPASLSPNKPNGPAKNESGDEDDDDTEEEAQKIDILNSFFIEDIERCIASVREGKVPETVRAYLLPGDPSRRVDLYTDAGRQEIIRALHPAKMNAGHWPEDATRKMSLMQQFAINTAFDRLKDSGLFSVNGPPGTGKTTLLRDMICENIVRRARELARLPSADRAFPVRERVEFADGSHATVGVLRQELTGFEMVVASSNNAAVENISADLPKRKQLGEAWQEIGYLQPVAHKLAAQNSRAKFTRLQPKDVPWGLVSCALGNSKNRRRFVDRVFFDARGSDNRTASDDYQTIWTWRAQYVGPTFDEAKRAFQRADQALQQALDQRKDYAELQAAWSEVTEEAATRTASAALASSSQQVEQANAAAERSQSAHQAADSALADLREEERLLDRAKPGMLSRLFRTAAARQHAGDVARNAGEQIAARKLAARCRAEAAATGSTLRDAQALHARAEQDLHKARTSWREKQDKLAAYREQFPEMRVPGVAETIEADEVQRDGLWQDSALAQLRSGLTVAALALHEAWLAEVLKKGGGFGGNLVALSKMLSGPPLQRPEQALLLWQSLFLMVPVVSSTFASFARQFRGMGPGSIGWLFIDEAGQAVPQAAVGALWRSRRAMVVGDPLQIEPVFTVPSRLIDALAELSAHTSDKRCAPTMTSAQQLADSANPFGTAVPVEGAPPLWIGSPLRVHRRCLDPMFSIANRIAYHGKMVYGLTERMPSSDPLRLGNSAWIDVSGKTASKQVVPEQVEIVAKLVVRLYQASGTLPPLYVISPFKAIKRALQDRLRAIDWQAEAGERAPSKKAWASWCRERIGTVHTFQGKEEYVVVFVLGADHDSAGSAKWAATKPNLLNVAVTRAQNRVFVVGDASLWGDMPYFGEAMAQLGTPIGERQWFDRLGAAVSGSELYA; encoded by the coding sequence ATGGCCGAACAAGAACAACTCCTCGACATTCTCGATTACTGGCACAAGATCGAGTTCTTCATCCCGTTCGACCTGAAGCAGGTGCTGGACAAGGCGGACGAGGACGACGGTGCGGTCCGATGGATCCAGCCTGATGCCCTCGCGCCCGACGGGCCCATGCCCTGGCAGAACGTGACCGTGCCCGAAGGGCGCGAGCTGACGGGATTCAAGCTGTATCTCGGCGTGTTCGACATGCAGCGGATCATAGATTTCGCCCGTGCGTTGCCATCCGACGGTACGTCCGATGCCGTGGAGGAGGAAGAGCGCACCACGTTGGATGGCCGCACGTGCATTGCGCGCGTATCGCTGAGCCCCTATGGGGAGCCGGTGCTTGATCCAATTTCCGTGTCGACCGTGCCGTGGGCGATCGGCACCGCAGAGCAAGCGGGACTCGGCGCTCTCAGCGCTGGGACCTTCGACGCAGCGCGACGCGGCCTGGCGGACCGTTTGGCCGATTTCGCATCTGAACGCCGCCAGCAACGCACCAGCGGCGGCGACGAGGCCAAACCGCTCCCCCTGACGGGCGACGAGCTACGTACGTTGAATGCGTTGCTGCTGGATTGGGCGGGCTGCTTGTGGCCGCCGTCGTCTCTTGTAGCACTTCTTGAGATCAACTCGAAGGAGCGAAAGGAGCACGGAGAAACGGCAAGCCGCGGCACGCCAGCGAGCGGGAGTGGTCCAGCGTCGTTGTCGCCGAACAAGCCTAACGGTCCGGCGAAAAATGAGAGCGGTGACGAAGACGACGACGATACCGAAGAGGAAGCGCAGAAGATCGACATCCTGAACAGCTTCTTCATCGAGGACATCGAGCGGTGCATAGCGTCCGTGCGTGAGGGAAAAGTTCCTGAAACCGTGCGCGCCTACTTGCTACCGGGCGATCCCAGCCGGCGCGTCGACCTGTACACCGATGCCGGCCGCCAGGAGATCATACGGGCACTGCATCCCGCCAAGATGAATGCGGGGCACTGGCCGGAAGACGCGACGCGCAAGATGAGCCTGATGCAGCAATTCGCCATCAATACGGCGTTCGATCGGCTCAAGGATAGCGGACTGTTCTCCGTCAACGGCCCGCCGGGCACCGGCAAGACGACGCTGCTGCGGGACATGATCTGCGAGAACATTGTCCGCCGCGCACGCGAGCTGGCCCGCTTGCCAAGCGCCGACCGCGCATTCCCAGTGCGCGAGCGCGTGGAGTTTGCCGATGGCAGCCATGCGACCGTCGGTGTCCTGCGCCAGGAGCTCACGGGATTTGAGATGGTGGTGGCATCGTCGAACAATGCGGCAGTGGAGAACATTTCCGCCGACTTGCCCAAGCGCAAGCAGCTGGGCGAGGCATGGCAGGAGATCGGCTATCTGCAGCCGGTTGCGCACAAGCTCGCGGCACAGAACAGCCGTGCCAAGTTCACCAGACTGCAGCCCAAAGACGTACCGTGGGGACTGGTGTCCTGTGCGCTGGGCAATTCGAAGAACCGCCGTCGATTTGTGGATCGCGTCTTCTTCGACGCCCGGGGTTCCGACAATCGGACCGCTTCCGATGACTACCAGACGATCTGGACATGGCGCGCCCAGTATGTTGGCCCGACCTTCGACGAGGCCAAACGGGCCTTCCAGCGCGCAGACCAGGCCTTGCAGCAGGCACTCGACCAACGAAAGGACTACGCCGAACTGCAGGCCGCCTGGTCTGAGGTGACGGAGGAAGCGGCCACGCGGACGGCTTCGGCGGCGCTCGCCTCGTCATCGCAGCAGGTTGAGCAGGCCAATGCCGCCGCCGAACGCAGCCAAAGCGCCCATCAGGCAGCCGACAGCGCCCTCGCCGACCTGCGCGAAGAAGAGCGCCTGCTCGATCGCGCGAAGCCAGGGATGCTGTCCAGGCTGTTCCGCACGGCCGCCGCTCGGCAGCATGCCGGCGATGTGGCTCGTAATGCCGGGGAACAGATCGCGGCGCGTAAGCTGGCAGCCCGCTGCCGCGCCGAAGCCGCCGCAACAGGTTCGACCCTACGCGACGCACAAGCGCTCCATGCACGCGCCGAGCAAGACCTGCACAAGGCCCGCACCAGCTGGCGTGAAAAGCAGGACAAGCTGGCCGCATATCGCGAGCAATTCCCCGAGATGCGCGTGCCGGGTGTCGCCGAAACGATCGAAGCTGACGAGGTACAGCGCGACGGGCTCTGGCAAGACTCAGCCTTGGCGCAACTGCGCTCCGGATTGACCGTGGCTGCCTTGGCCTTGCACGAGGCCTGGCTAGCCGAAGTCTTAAAGAAGGGGGGCGGCTTCGGCGGGAACTTGGTCGCGCTCAGCAAGATGCTCAGCGGCCCGCCGTTACAAAGGCCAGAGCAAGCTCTGCTCCTCTGGCAGAGCTTGTTCTTGATGGTACCCGTGGTCTCATCGACCTTTGCGTCGTTCGCACGGCAGTTCCGCGGCATGGGCCCCGGCTCGATCGGCTGGCTGTTCATCGACGAGGCCGGCCAGGCCGTGCCGCAGGCAGCGGTCGGTGCGCTATGGCGATCACGAAGGGCCATGGTCGTCGGCGACCCGCTACAGATCGAGCCAGTCTTCACCGTGCCGAGCCGATTGATCGACGCACTGGCGGAACTGTCGGCACACACCTCCGACAAGCGCTGCGCACCCACCATGACCTCCGCACAGCAATTGGCCGACTCTGCCAATCCGTTTGGTACTGCGGTACCCGTGGAGGGCGCGCCGCCGCTGTGGATCGGCAGCCCATTGCGGGTCCACCGGCGCTGCCTCGACCCGATGTTCTCGATCGCGAACCGGATCGCCTATCACGGCAAGATGGTGTACGGGCTGACCGAGCGTATGCCGTCATCCGATCCGCTCCGCCTGGGAAACAGTGCGTGGATCGATGTGTCCGGCAAAACAGCCAGCAAGCAGGTGGTGCCCGAGCAGGTCGAGATCGTGGCGAAGCTGGTAGTGCGGCTGTATCAGGCCTCCGGCACACTGCCTCCACTGTATGTCATCTCGCCCTTCAAGGCGATCAAGCGCGCGCTGCAAGATCGCTTGCGTGCGATCGATTGGCAAGCGGAGGCCGGCGAGCGTGCTCCGAGCAAAAAGGCCTGGGCGTCCTGGTGCAGGGAGCGGATAGGCACAGTGCACACGTTTCAGGGCAAAGAGGAATATGTCGTCGTCTTCGTGCTCGGTGCCGATCACGACAGCGCGGGATCGGCGAAATGGGCGGCGACCAAACCCAACCTCCTCAATGTCGCCGTCACGCGCGCGCAGAATCGCGTGTTCGTCGTTGGGGACGCATCACTGTGGGGTGACATGCCGTACTTCGGCGAAGCGATGGCGCAGCTCGGGACGCCGATTGGGGAGCGGCAGTGGTTCGATAGGCTGGGTGCGGCAGTGTCCGGCTCCGAGCTATACGCCTAG